Genomic DNA from Carnobacterium divergens DSM 20623:
GAGCAGTGTCCCTTCAATAAATCCTGTTTTGGCGATGTCATAGATACGTCCGTCAATAATGACGCTAGTATCCAAGATTTTATACTTACGATAACTCTCATCATATTTACGTTCTAACATTTGACCTTCATCGTCTGAATTTTTCTTAGGTTTGGATTGAAATAATTTACGCCACTCTTCACGTCTTGTTGTTCCAATTCGGTATCCTAGATATGCAAAAATCACATAAACTAAAATTGGCAATGTACTGCTTAAAACTGGCCATTTTAACCCAATCAAAGGCATCGTCACTAAAAAGGCTACTAATAAACCGATAATCGTTCCGATACTACCAAATAGCAAATAACTTGCACTTAGCTGATTTAAATACGCTTCTGCTTTTTTCACACCACGTTCAATATACTTCACGAGAACAACTGAAATTAGTAAAAATATAATGGCTCCAAACAAAATATTCGTGACAGTATTATTAAGTAACACATTTGTTACATTGAATAGATTCCAGACATCTGGTAGAAAACTTGCTCCGATACTTCCCCCAATAATGACTAGAATCGTTGTTATGATTTTTTTTGTCAAAGAAATTCCTCCTCTATTTAAAGGTGCCTTTGCAAAAAACGGCACCCTTGTTATTATGCTTAATTTTCACCAAAGGCCTTTCTTAAAGTATCTGCAATGGTGGTCACACCAACAATTTCAATTTCTTTTGGAAAAGTCCAACCACCAATGTTGTTTTTGGGAATGAACATGCGTGTAAATCCTAGTTTAGCTGCTTCTTGAACTCTTTGATCAATCCGACTAACACGTCTAATTTCCCCTGTTAAACCAATTTCTCCAATAAAACAATCTGTGGATTTGGTTTCTTTTTCCCGATAACTTGAAGCAATGCTGACGGCTATCGCCAAATCGATAGCCGGTTCATCTAGTTTAACACCGCCTGCTGCTTTTAGATAAGCATCTTGATTTTGCAACAACATGCCTGCTCGTTTTTCTAAAACAGCCATAATCAACGATACTCGGTTATGATCTAACCCGCTAGCCGTGCGTTTTGCATTTCCGAAAACGGTTGGCGTAATCAACGATTGAACTTCAACTAAAATAGGACGAGTCCCTTCCATTGCAGCAACAATAGCAGATCCCGTTGCACCTGCTAAACGCTCTTCTAAAAAGAGTTCAGACGGATTTAGTACTTCGATTAATCCACCATCACGCATTTCAAAAATTCCAATCTCATTAGTCGAACCAAAACGATTTTTTACAGCTCTTAAAATTCGAAATGTATGGTGTCGATCGCCTTCAAAATAAAGGACTGTGTCTACCATATGTTCTAACATTCTGGGTCCTGCGATTGCACCTTCTTTTGTCACATGACCGACGATAAAGATAGCAATATTATTGCTTTTGGCAATTTTCATCAAGTCTGCCGTGCTCTCGCGTACTTGACTCACACTTCCAACAACACTTTGAACATCTGGTTGGCTCATTGTTTGAATGGAATCAATAATCACGTAGTCAGGTTTGATGTCTTCTATCGTTTGACGAATGGCTGCCATATCTGTTTCTGGGTAGATAAAAAAGTCTGATCCTTTTACTTCTAATCGATCTGCTCGCATTTTAATCTGACTTGCACTTTCTTCTCCTGAAACATATAAAACTCTACCACCTACTTGATTTAATTGAGCAGACACTTGAAGTAATAGGGTTGATTTTCCAATACCTGGATCGCCACCAATTAAAACAAGTGAACCTGGAACTACCCCGCCACCAAGAACACGGTTAAGTTCACCTAATTTTGTTTTGACTCTTGGTTCTTTTGAAACAGTTATATCTTGAATTGCTTCAGCTTTAGCTGCCTTCCCAGACATGCTAACACGGCTTCTGCGATCGTTTTTGTCGGTTTCCATTTCTTCCATCATTTGATTCCACGCGCCACAACTTGGGCAACGCCCCATCCATTTAGGAGTTTCGTAGCCACAAGCTTGACACACAAATTTCGTACTTTTTTTCTTGGCCACTTCTTTTTATCCTCCTTATATCTAATCGAAAAACATACTAAGTTCATTTTAACATAGAATTGTTTCAACTAGATGAAAAAACCTTGAAAAAAGCTTTAAGAAATCGTTATTTTGTTAAATACTAACTTAAATTTTTATAAAACAATAAAAGTCGCTTTCATTTTGTGTTTTATCCGTCTATTTACGATTTCTTCATCGTTCTTATTGTCCGTTAAAATAATGGTTTTCTTTTAATTTTTTAGCTTTTTAGCATTATTTTTTCTGTTGTTCGCTTTTATCATGCCTGTAAACATGGTAATATAATAATAATCGTTATTATTATTCCGCCAATTATTTTCTCTCTACATAGATAACCCGTTGAGAGGGGCTTTTACATGATCATTCTGGGGAAAAAAATCAAGAAAATTCGTAAACAGCAAAAGTTGACACAAAAAGATTTATCTCAAGGGATTTGCACGCAGGTGACTATCAGTAAAATCGAAAATTACGATAAGTTACCAAACCTAATTATTTTAAATAATATTTGCAAACGTTTAGGTATTCCCATTAATGAGGTTTGTATCGAAAATTCAAACGACCATTCAAATTATGTCTTTTTCCAATCTTTGGAAGAGTTTTGCGACAACCAGCAATACCTAAAAGCACATCAGTTCATTGAAAAGCACAATCCAAAAGTAAAAAGTTTTACATCTTTGGAAACAAAATATTACAATTATTTTTTGGGTTTAACACAACTTTATGTATTTAAAAGTTTAGAAGACAGTCTTTATTATTTCAATTTAGTTTTATTAATGGAGAATCCAACGGCTATGATTGATTTTGTTGATGTACTAACAACCAACGCAATTGGCGTTGCTTATCAACTCCAAAAAGACAGTGTAAAAGCTTTAACTTATTTTGAAAAATCAATTAAGCAGCTCCAAAAGTTCGATCAAGTAGATGCCATTCCTTATCAACAGTTGATTCATCTGTACTTAAATACAACTGAATTTTTCAATTCTAATCAACAATATACTAAGACTTTTAAACTCTATAAACACGCTCAAAAAATAATTCAAAAACAAAACCTTACAAAACGAGTAGACGAGCTTTATTATGAAATGGGCAATACCTTTTTTGCTATCAATGATTCCAAACAAGCCAATAAGAATTACTTACTGGCGTTAGCTACAGCCTATTTAAATGGCAACGAAACATTGCTTACTAAAATAAAAAGCAAGCTAATTGCCTCACCATTCAATCAAGTTTTAGCGTTATTTGAGGAGGATATTTAAGTTTATAGACCACTTAAAAAAGGATACACACTAACAGGAAATTCATTCCATGTTTTTAGTGTCTATCCTTTTTTGTGTCTTGCTGAGATTGTTTCTTTAAAAGTGTACTCTTGCAGTTAATTTATCTTCAATACTTAAATTTTCATAATATTTAGGTTCCCACGTTTTTTCTGTCTTTTTAGAAAAAGCCATAATTGATTTTTCAGGAACGACTACTAACATATCCCCGTTTTGTTCTGCGATAATATCCATGAATTCATCTTTTTTAATGATAATCCGATATGCTTTTTCAGGATGTTCTGGCGAGCTCACCAAATGTCCCTTTGCTAAAAGACCTTCACTCCAAATAAAATCTAATAAATCTTTTTTAATCTGTGCATCCATCCTACACAACCCCATCCTTGATAAATTAAATAACCATTCTTAATAACTAATTTTACAATTATATTTTCATGTTTGTTCTTTCTGAAAATAAAATAGCATTTTCTATGTGATTTGTAAAGGTATCGTGATGGTTTTCACATGATTTTTTAACCGTTCCTTGAATTTATTTAGTTAAATATCAAACAAATGTGTTTTATAATCACTGTATAAGGTTCCATTTTGTGAAGTAAATTGTAAGATTTGGCATTTAGCTGATGGATTTATTTTTTGAGAGATTTGAATGTGTTGAACTTCTTCTTTTGTTAACAAATGGATATGACCATTAATTGTTACACTTTTAAAAATTGTTTGGTTATAATAGCAAATGATTCCTGTCACAGGCAATTCAAAAAATGATGCCTCAATTTGATAGTTTGTGATATCAAAATAAAATGTTTTTAATCCTACATAGCTGATTGGTGTAACCAATCCCTTCATTTCAGGTATTCCTTCATGAGTAATAATTCCTAGCACAACTACTTTACACTGCTCCCACAGTTCTAACGAAATTCTTTTAACAGTCATTTTTATCAATCCCCCTACTGTTCTTAAAAGAAATATAAAGATGAAAGGCACTATCTTTATTCGGATAGGCTTTCATCTTTATAGATTTAAGTTCTTACTTAATTAGTTCCCAAGGTCCTCCGACTTCTGCTCCTGGTGTATTGCCTTGTGTCCACCATTTAGCTTTATATTGGTGGCCTTGATAAGTGACGATATCTCCACCAACATAGACTTTCGTTGCACTCCATTCATTGGTTGCCGGTGGTGGTGTATCCGTTGTTTTTACAACTAAAGCTGCACTTGCTGCTGAACTATTTCCAGCTGCGTCATAAGCTTTAACTGTATAATTGTAAGTGGTTGATGCTTTTAAATTAGTATCTGTAAAGCTCACACCGTTTGTAACATTGCTAACTTCCACTCCATCACGAAGTACTTTGTAACCTGCAACCTTTATATTATCTGTTGAAGCAGACCATGTAACAGTTGCTGTCGAACCCGTTACATTGCTTGCTACTAAATTAGTTGGAATGCTTGGTGCTACAGTATCACTTGGATCGGGTGGTGTTACTTCGCCATTACCTGTATAAATATCTTGCTTACCTAGCTCAACGCCATTTTTTGCCATTCGTTGAGTTAAACTAATTTTTTGAATATTTTTAACATCAACTGTAGCTGCACTTGACTTCAAACGGAATTTATATGAGGCTCCTTGTGGAATCGTTTGACCGTCATAAACAGATGAAAGGTCAATTGCAGTCATGCCATTTGCTGTTGTTACTGTTCCAGCAGTATAATCACCCGCCGTTAGTGTTTCATTTGCGCTTGTTGTTAAATAGAATTTTGGAGTTTTAACCGTTTCAAAAGCAAGTTCTGTTAATTTTAGAACTTCATTGCTTTCATTTGCAACTTCATTGTTTTTGATTGTAATTTCGTATCCTGCTCCATTTTCGTTATAAGGCGTGATGGTTGCTTGAACATTTAAATTTGTATAAACGATTGGATTACTCGGAATTGCAGTGTTTCCTAATAGGCCTGTTTTAATCGCTTTTGTCAATTCATCGCGTTTTGTTGAAGTCGTTGGTTTATCTTGTGACTGCATCCACGAAATGATTCCACCTAGCTTTTTATCCTTTACATATTGCGATTTATAGCCAATTGAGCGTGTATTGTCATAACTGAAAAATTCACCCGTATCTTTACTGTATAAATAAGGTGCTTTCGCCACGTCATCCCAATATTCAGTCAAACCTGTCGTCGCTTTTTTCAACGCATCGATGCTACGGTACGCCCAAACACCACCAGCTCGTCCACCATCACCAGAAGTTAAAGGTTTTTCATTTTTAGCACCATAGGTCAAAGATAAATCAGCATCTTTATTGT
This window encodes:
- a CDS encoding helix-turn-helix transcriptional regulator, which encodes MIILGKKIKKIRKQQKLTQKDLSQGICTQVTISKIENYDKLPNLIILNNICKRLGIPINEVCIENSNDHSNYVFFQSLEEFCDNQQYLKAHQFIEKHNPKVKSFTSLETKYYNYFLGLTQLYVFKSLEDSLYYFNLVLLMENPTAMIDFVDVLTTNAIGVAYQLQKDSVKALTYFEKSIKQLQKFDQVDAIPYQQLIHLYLNTTEFFNSNQQYTKTFKLYKHAQKIIQKQNLTKRVDELYYEMGNTFFAINDSKQANKNYLLALATAYLNGNETLLTKIKSKLIASPFNQVLALFEEDI
- a CDS encoding PIN/TRAM domain-containing protein encodes the protein MTKKIITTILVIIGGSIGASFLPDVWNLFNVTNVLLNNTVTNILFGAIIFLLISVVLVKYIERGVKKAEAYLNQLSASYLLFGSIGTIIGLLVAFLVTMPLIGLKWPVLSSTLPILVYVIFAYLGYRIGTTRREEWRKLFQSKPKKNSDDEGQMLERKYDESYRKYKILDTSVIIDGRIYDIAKTGFIEGTLLIPNFVLQELQYIADSADSLKRVRGRRGLDILNALQKESDMNVEMYDGDFEDITEVDSKLIKLAKLLDGVVVTNDFNLNKVSEFQNVPVLNINELANAVKPVVIPGETMNVMVVKAGTERNQGVAYLDDGTMIVVEDGQFYMNKAIEVVVTSALQTAAGRMIFAKPVHAQRGIKDKE
- a CDS encoding glycosyl hydrolase family 18 protein, which produces MKKMNRKVFGTFATILLTCGLAASTVVTVAIASPEKVQAAETAPYRNVMYYGDWSIWGGEGNFYPKDIPADQLTHLNFAFMDFDSNGNFKFTDKDAAVGAPVGQEGVQWGGANAGVLNALQDLRASNPNMKIGISIGGWSKSANFSTVAANPTARANFVANAMKFVKYTNMDFVDIDWEYPTSVRQPDTVDNKNDTGTPNATPADKDNYITLLKDLRAGLEKQGTEIGKKYELTVALPASQGTLAAGIDVANLFKVVDFANVMTYDMNGAWSNQSAHHTALYGNPKDPQYNSGLSVDQTVKYLEDKGASPDKIVIGSAFYTRGWNKVAQGNDPLQPGLFQAAEKNNKDADLSLTYGAKNEKPLTSGDGGRAGGVWAYRSIDALKKATTGLTEYWDDVAKAPYLYSKDTGEFFSYDNTRSIGYKSQYVKDKKLGGIISWMQSQDKPTTSTKRDELTKAIKTGLLGNTAIPSNPIVYTNLNVQATITPYNENGAGYEITIKNNEVANESNEVLKLTELAFETVKTPKFYLTTSANETLTAGDYTAGTVTTANGMTAIDLSSVYDGQTIPQGASYKFRLKSSAATVDVKNIQKISLTQRMAKNGVELGKQDIYTGNGEVTPPDPSDTVAPSIPTNLVASNVTGSTATVTWSASTDNIKVAGYKVLRDGVEVSNVTNGVSFTDTNLKASTTYNYTVKAYDAAGNSSAASAALVVKTTDTPPPATNEWSATKVYVGGDIVTYQGHQYKAKWWTQGNTPGAEVGGPWELIK
- the radA gene encoding DNA repair protein RadA yields the protein MAKKKSTKFVCQACGYETPKWMGRCPSCGAWNQMMEEMETDKNDRRSRVSMSGKAAKAEAIQDITVSKEPRVKTKLGELNRVLGGGVVPGSLVLIGGDPGIGKSTLLLQVSAQLNQVGGRVLYVSGEESASQIKMRADRLEVKGSDFFIYPETDMAAIRQTIEDIKPDYVIIDSIQTMSQPDVQSVVGSVSQVRESTADLMKIAKSNNIAIFIVGHVTKEGAIAGPRMLEHMVDTVLYFEGDRHHTFRILRAVKNRFGSTNEIGIFEMRDGGLIEVLNPSELFLEERLAGATGSAIVAAMEGTRPILVEVQSLITPTVFGNAKRTASGLDHNRVSLIMAVLEKRAGMLLQNQDAYLKAAGGVKLDEPAIDLAIAVSIASSYREKETKSTDCFIGEIGLTGEIRRVSRIDQRVQEAAKLGFTRMFIPKNNIGGWTFPKEIEIVGVTTIADTLRKAFGEN